In Silene latifolia isolate original U9 population chromosome 6, ASM4854445v1, whole genome shotgun sequence, the genomic window ATGGATTGCATCACCAAAGAATTCAAGCAACAAAATTTTGGATGggaggtttggtggagtccctTAAGAACCATCGCATAGTATAGATTCTCTTCctttgctttatttatttatgttttgcttgcatttgtatttaGTTTACTTAGCCGAataggagttaatctaaattagctctcttttcattcatgtagtgtagtttgcattgtcCTTTCAATTTAGCATATAGAATAATTCATGCATTACATTCATTaaccaaaaaccactaaaaatttaaaaattcaaaaattcttcaaaaacatgtattttatttcgaaatttcctccacacatttattttcatttgaaatatgtaaataaataagtgtggggaggaaatcgcatcatttaaaaataccaaaaacatgttatttattttcaaatattcaaaaaaatcaaaaacatgtctttaattttgaaaaatttgaaaaacacaaaaatatgttatttatttttcctattctctccctgtactttgttccattgagaacaatgtaaatttcaagtgtgggaagggaaatatccactttgtgcatattttttatatttttatatgtagttgttaatttgagaaaattgcaaaaaatgactaaaaattgaaaaatttcaaaagtcccaaaaatattgcattgtttatattatatatatatatattgcatttttCCTAACTTTTTTGATTGACAACACATGCAAGCATCGGAGAAGACGTTTGGTAAAATTTTTGCAATCCTTTCTcttttatccttccttttctttttatatataagcatggaggaggacgggatatgtgatgtgggtgttccctttgggaaccgttttggatataTGTGTGTTGTTGGTGTATTGTTAGGACTAGATATTGTTTGCATTTAGAATAGAATTGTGTATAggtgttcactcttgcattcacgtagCTTGTTCATATGTGTAGTTTGTATTTCATACACGTTGCATCTTGTTTGTAAATAGTTGCATAGATGGTCTAAATGTGGGGGGCATAAGTTGCCAATGATGATAATTCGTTTTTCCCGTGTCATTTCCCTCTTGATAACTTGTGCctcttgatgacacatgttagggtttttgtttgcaaaaacccggaagtctagcttaacaaccaagttgcgaccaccttgtgagaccgtattaggcccTAGACTTGACCTAGGTCcgacatagctactaaaatgtgaggatagagcctccatatggccggtccattaaaccggtcccgtttaggtcatgagagtaattctccttacgtggtatgtcatgttaaaacgcataagtatggagctcattccttgattccgtagaagtgtagatgtgcatattgagacaattttgttcaataaagtaacctcacaatagccaaataagCCTTTGTTATgccttttaatcaattatttccttttgttaacccattttgagcctaagcCTTGTCATTTGTATTGCCAACTAAATAACTACATaccataaacaactcaccttggttgagtagttcgtcattgTGGTTCTTTTGTGGAGTATATTTGGGTTGAAATTTTGACTCACCTTGAGGTGTATGATCTTAATGCTACATGAGTGAAAGGCAACTTTGGCTACTTTTGTCTAATAAAAGGTGAACAAGTTGTGAAAAAtgcaagaaagaaaatcaaatagaaaagaaaaaaatgaagaagaaaaaaacaaatagaaaaagagaaaaatgaaatgaaaaacaaaaaaatgaaaagaatgtATATTTTGGGTCAAATAAAGGGTTGGTAATTTGCAAATTGAGTTTGTTTTCAAGAGTATTGaataatttttgaaaatgacaatCTTTTCATATTTTGTGAAGGAATTCATTTTCATTGGTTGAGTTTAGTGAATTGGTTAGATGTGGCGACTACTCGATCTTTAGCCCCACATTTCCTAAAAACGGTGTTTGCACCAACCCCTTTTCACCGAACccaagccccattacaacccgattgtctcttgtatgtgcatcatttggcatttgtcttgcggatattggatggagcaccatattagattgcgggcatgcttcgcaagtcgagttaggagagtgattttggttactttttgtcacaaaaatcaccccgttctttcattttagtgactagtgaaacccgtgagagtcggactttggtctccttttggtcaaaggtttgatatggattcgaatcttgcgtgtgtcgtgtcattcttgggagtatagcgaagtacttcccctttcccgcctagaatttgtttcttaggaACCCCGTGTTGTCAATATAGGTTGcttgagctagaattagggagTCGGCACGTTGGTAAGACCCAGAGACGACATCCTTCACTAATGATTCTGTTTATTCGATTTTTGAAAGAAAAATGGCCGCTTAGATGAGtaaagcggtttgactttttgtgatgcatcttatatgttgattcgtgcttgaatgttggatgtgtcaaaatGTTTCGCAAGctcccacttgccttgcatcggaatgcatacctcattgtgtttcagTGTGAGtagaagggacggagaaggcccgttaattgcctttcatcggatattagtaGTTTAGCTAGtcattttttttggtgaaatgtgaattgATATTAATAAGCATTTGCAAGTTACATCGCCATACACACCACGACCTTCCTACAACATACCAGTTAACTCGTTATACGTACACTAGCTAACCAATTACACCCAGCTCTCGTTCTACATTTAGCAAGATTGTTATGAGCTCTACCAATTACATCATGTTTAATTCTGTCAAAAAGAAAACCAGGAGTAGGCAGAACCCCTTCCACTCTACATCTATTACGAGCATCCCAAATGTGATAAATGAGACTAGCAATCCCAGCATAAATAACCTGCTTCTGGAATAATGATGGACACCTCCAACTGTAACACCAAAGTAAAGGCTCCTTATCTCCCATATCAATTTGTAACAAATTATGAACTAAATGCAGGCAGCGTCTACTCAATGCACAATGGAATAAAATGTGATCTTTACTTTCATCCTCTTGCTGGCAAAGAACACAAATAGTCTCAGAACAGATTCCATGAGCCACAAGCCTATCTCTAGTGGATAGTCTGTTGAGAGCATACAACCAAAAAATAAAAGAATGCTTTGGAACATTCATTTTATTCCAGACCATAGGCCACCAGGGGACTCTAGCAGTGTCAGAATGGAGCCACTCATATCCTTTCTGCACAGAATAATCACCTGAGACCCAGGAATCATTGCTATAACTTGGCTTGAAAATTTCTTTGATCTTGCAGATTTGCCGCCAAGACCAGCTAGACTGCAAGGGTGGTTGATAGTTCAACCAGGGGTTATTCTTAATATATATGGCATTGACCCACTTAATCCAGAGGTGGTCTTGCTTACTTGCAATCCACCAGGTAAACTTAGCTATGCTAGCCTTATTCCAATCAGCATAGTTAAGAAAACCTAACCCTTCATGTTGCTTGCTGTTGCAACAAAAGTCCCAAGAAACTAAAGGAATTTTGAACTGATCATTTCCTGACCAAAGGTAATTCCTGCAGATCCCAGCAATATTGTTGATGACAGTGGTAGGGATAAGGAATATTCTGGCCCAATATGCATGCAGCTGAGATAAGACAGCATGTATGAGCACCATCCTACCTGCATAGCTTAGCTTCCTGGCACCCCAACTACGTATTCGAGCAACAATTTTATCCACCAACTTATTACAGTCCCCCACAGAGAGTCTCTTATAGGAGATGGGGATTCCCAAATACCTGAAAGGGAAAACCCCTAAAGCAAAGTTGGAGAGATGAAGGATCTTGGACTTGTCCTCACGACAAATTCCATTCATAAAAAGTTCAGACTTGTCATGGTTAACAGCAAGACCTGAAGCTTATTCAAAAGTCTTGAGGGCCCTCAATAAGATCTTGATGGAGAAGGAATCCCCTCTACTGAATAGCAGGAGGTCATCAGCAAAGCATAAATGACTCAGCTAGTCATTTTATATTAAGGGTCTTAGTttatttaatgagcttactcgaggacgagtaaggtttaagtgtggggacgTTTGATGAATAGTATTTTAGTCGCTTTTCCcccgcatttatatcttattacgactcgattttgcgtgcttagtTGTCTAattagctcatttaattactaatttataataattagtcgtcgtagttatatttattaattagtcgGATTTTTATTTAATATTACTACTAATATCATTTTATTGTAATAATGTGTAGTGATGAGGAATAATGACAAGAAGGCCGAGTAAAATTAGACGGAAATTGCGGAGCAAATTGGGTCGAGAAGGAAATAGGACTGGTGAAGACCAAGTCAAATAGATGAAAATGGGATGAATTTTACTGTAAGAAGGAAGTTGAGTTGACAAATGAATGAATGATGTAGTCAAACCAACACCAAATTGCAACTCCCTGACTCCTTGCTTCCTTCGTCTTCCTTGCAATTCCAATCGAGCATTTTCAATTGAAAATTGCAGGACTTCCAGTACTTCATTTTGGTCAACCATAAAAGCCAACCCCTTGCTACCTTAAGTCCTCGTCAATCCCAATTTACCACATTTCCATTTAATTTCTAGTTTCAATAATTCCCCTTTTCATCTCTATAATTTAATATCTCCACAATTACCTCCACCATTTCCACGTTTCTTCGAAAACCCAACAACCCACCTAGCttctgtgggatttatctgtatacatccctttgattttaaggattataacgaattatagagtgatgattacgagtcataaaactaaattgcataaacaaaagcataaaggattaagaaataaccttcggtcctagcttttatggcctatgaacaatatcgcaatgatattctcctatcagttgcacccaagacgatatgagatatgcccttgttctttttgctagaatcgatccctcaattttctgtaaaattaggtttttgtgttttgttgagatgagaggcaggAGTAGGTTagaaattaggttaagaaaaataaACTTACCCTTCCCTTATAACCGTGTATTAGGGTGAAATAGGGCGATTTATTTTCCTTTCCAAAATCTCGGCCCATACATACGAAAcaggcatatcagtcgatcgactgatacacctggtcgatcgaccatgta contains:
- the LOC141587705 gene encoding uncharacterized protein LOC141587705 — protein: MNGICREDKSKILHLSNFALGVFPFRYLGIPISYKRLSVGDCNKLVDKIVARIRSWGARKLSYAGRMVLIHAVLSQLHAYWARIFLIPTTVINNIAGICRNYLWSGNDQFKIPLVSWDFCCNSKQHEGLGFLNYADWNKASIAKFTWWIASKQDHLWIKWVNAIYIKNNPWLNYQPPLQSSWSWRQICKIKEIFKPSYSNDSWVSGDYSVQKGYEWLHSDTARVPWWPMVWNKMNVPKHSFIFWLYALNRLSTRDRLVAHGICSETICVLCQQEDESKDHILFHCALSRRCLHLVHNLLQIDMGDKEPLLWCYSWRCPSLFQKQVIYAGIASLIYHIWDARNRCRVEGVLPTPGFLFDRIKHDVIGRAHNNLAKCRTRAGCNWLASVRITS